The following are from one region of the Hymenobacter radiodurans genome:
- a CDS encoding DUF3667 domain-containing protein, with protein sequence MHSTLTASSASDTLSATHHHAMACLNCGHEVPDRFCGRCGQDAHHTHRLTMADMLHDIPHSIWHVDKGILFTLKTMISRPGPTIRAYLAGKRVDHFRPLSLLLIVTSFYALVSSVLHIQMLPPKDPSIPDAVWQMQQASTGFMMKYLSWCYIAMVPVWALFARWFLRRGGYNYAECLIIVAFITAIMNFFAVLYLPVLYAYSGTAQIGTVSLVFMLPVFGYATWAYGSLLAHTGMSLAGRLWRGFMTYLLGYLTCVIVMVSLTYALNWSTFKEAMKQEMQKQASAAKPAATPQTR encoded by the coding sequence ATGCACTCTACGCTTACTGCCAGTTCAGCTTCAGATACACTGAGTGCTACGCATCACCACGCAATGGCTTGCCTCAACTGTGGCCATGAGGTGCCCGACCGCTTCTGTGGCCGCTGCGGGCAAGACGCCCATCACACCCATCGCCTCACGATGGCCGACATGCTCCACGACATTCCCCACTCTATCTGGCATGTGGATAAGGGCATTTTATTCACCCTCAAAACAATGATCTCGCGGCCTGGCCCCACCATTCGGGCCTACTTGGCCGGCAAGCGCGTCGACCATTTTCGGCCGCTGTCGCTGCTGCTAATCGTGACCAGCTTTTATGCTTTGGTGTCGTCGGTGCTGCACATCCAGATGTTGCCGCCTAAAGACCCTTCCATCCCAGATGCCGTGTGGCAGATGCAGCAGGCATCCACTGGCTTCATGATGAAGTACCTGAGTTGGTGCTACATAGCCATGGTGCCAGTGTGGGCACTGTTTGCGCGTTGGTTTTTGCGGCGTGGCGGCTACAATTACGCCGAGTGCCTCATCATTGTGGCGTTCATCACGGCCATCATGAACTTTTTTGCCGTGCTGTACCTGCCAGTTCTATACGCATACAGCGGCACGGCCCAAATTGGCACGGTCAGCCTAGTGTTCATGCTGCCAGTCTTTGGATACGCCACTTGGGCCTACGGCAGCTTGCTGGCCCACACTGGCATGAGCTTAGCTGGCCGCCTCTGGCGCGGCTTCATGACTTATTTGCTGGGCTATCTGACCTGCGTCATAGTTATGGTGTCTCTCACTTATGCCCTGAATTGGTCTACGTTTAAAGAGGCCATGAAGCAGGAAATGCAAAAGCAAGCTAGCGCCGCTAAGCCGGCTGCTACACCACAGACCCGCTAA
- a CDS encoding SDR family NAD(P)-dependent oxidoreductase encodes MSTNKIALVTGGSRGLGRNSALQLAQAGHDLIITYRSKETEAKQVVTRIEALGRKAVALQLDTSITASFPAFAATVTQHLQQHWNRSTFDFLINNAGIDASSPFAETTEEDFDNLLNVHFKGVYFLTQKLLPLLADGGGIVNFSTGLARFTTPGYAAYASMKGAVETLTKYMAKELGGRGIRANIVAPGIIKTDFTAKVREAHPQLEQYMAGNTALGRIGEPDDIGSVVAFLCSDAARWVNAQRIEASGGYSL; translated from the coding sequence ATGAGCACAAACAAGATAGCCCTCGTTACGGGTGGCAGCCGGGGCCTCGGCCGCAATAGCGCCCTCCAACTCGCCCAAGCCGGCCACGACCTCATTATCACCTACCGCAGCAAAGAAACAGAGGCCAAACAAGTTGTGACCCGAATAGAAGCCTTGGGTCGTAAGGCCGTAGCTCTGCAACTCGACACCAGCATCACGGCCTCGTTTCCAGCGTTTGCGGCCACTGTAACCCAGCACCTGCAGCAGCACTGGAACCGCAGTACTTTCGATTTTCTCATCAACAACGCCGGTATCGACGCCTCCTCGCCCTTCGCCGAAACGACCGAGGAAGACTTCGATAACCTGCTGAATGTGCACTTCAAGGGGGTGTATTTTCTGACGCAGAAGCTCCTGCCCCTGCTGGCCGATGGCGGCGGCATTGTGAATTTCTCGACTGGCTTGGCGCGCTTCACCACGCCGGGCTACGCGGCTTATGCCTCCATGAAAGGCGCCGTGGAAACGCTGACAAAGTACATGGCAAAAGAGCTGGGCGGCCGCGGCATTCGCGCCAATATTGTGGCACCTGGTATCATCAAAACTGACTTTACGGCTAAAGTTCGGGAGGCGCATCCGCAGCTAGAGCAGTATATGGCGGGCAATACCGCCCTAGGCCGTATCGGTGAGCCCGATGATATTGGCAGCGTAGTCGCCTTCCTGTGTTCCGACGCGGCGCGCTGGGTAAACGCACAACGCATAGAAGCTTCTGGTGGCTATTCATTGTAA
- a CDS encoding helix-turn-helix domain-containing protein, translated as MASTPIPRKILARQHEITADFLRLIDVHIADVAAGRVTEMLEIRDFADQLHIHPTHLSNTIKLTTGHSPCYYFEARIMDIARQQLTDSNRSVADIATGLTFDPSNFTKFFKRFAGCTPKQYREQQWATQRAAKTETVTI; from the coding sequence ATGGCCTCCACACCCATTCCCAGGAAAATTCTGGCTCGCCAGCACGAAATAACGGCTGATTTTCTGCGCCTAATTGACGTGCACATAGCCGATGTAGCGGCAGGGAGGGTCACGGAAATGCTTGAAATTCGGGACTTTGCCGATCAGCTGCACATTCATCCTACGCACCTGAGCAATACCATTAAGCTAACCACGGGCCACTCGCCCTGCTACTACTTTGAGGCACGCATTATGGATATAGCCCGGCAGCAACTCACGGATTCCAACCGGTCCGTAGCCGATATAGCCACTGGGCTCACCTTCGACCCTTCCAATTTTACCAAGTTCTTTAAGCGCTTTGCGGGCTGCACGCCCAAGCAGTACCGCGAGCAACAGTGGGCAACTCAGCGAGCAGCAAAAACGGAAACTGTCACCATTTAA